The Nitratidesulfovibrio sp. SRB-5 genomic sequence CGTTCGCACACCGAAAGGGGAGGAGTGCGTCCGTCATAGCTGCACGCGAGTAGTAGAGTAACGGACAAGGCAATAGTAGGCCGCGCTCCCGCCCCGGGAGCGCGGCTTTTTGTTTTCGATGCACCACTCACGGCACGCCGAACTTGAAGGAGAACCCAGATGGAAATGCCCGAAATGCCCGCACAGGCCGAAGCCCCCGAAACGGCGAAGGCTCCCCAGGCTCCGGAAACCGCGCAAGCCCCGGCCAACGGCAACGGCTGCCCTTGCGCCACCACCGGTTCCGGGGACGATATCCCCGCGCTGCCCGAAGGCGGCGAGATCGTGCTGCGCCAGACGGGCCGCTGGCTGGAGGCCGACGTGGACACCCCCATCAGCGTGTTCCTCGGCATGGTGGGGTCCGGGCAGGGCATCCTGCTGGAAAGCGCAGAGGTGGATGGCCGCTGGGGCCGGTACAGCGTCATCGCCTTCAACTTCCTGCTGCGTCTTGGCTGCCGCGACGGCAAGCTGGAAGTGGCCGTGCGCGACCCGCGCCTTGCCCCGCTGCGCAGGTTCGACGGCATGGGCTTCATTGAGGGCACCCGCGCGGTGATGCGCGCCCTGCGCATCGAGCCGGACGCGGCCTTTGCCGACCAGCCCCCCATCACCCGCGCCCTGTACGGCTACTTCGGCTACGGCGTGTCCGGGCTGTTCGAGCCCAAGCTGGCCAAGGTGCTGCCGACCTCGTCGGCGGAGGCCTGCCTGGCCCTGCCCGGCACCGTGGTGCTGTTCGACCACCTGTACAACCGGTTGTGCCAGCTTTCGCTCACCGACCTGCCCGGAGCCAGGGTGGACCGCAGCCAGGTGGACCGCACGCCGGAGCCGCCGGAAGTGGGCCCCGTGGTCAACGTGCCGGAACAGGCCGTGTACACCCGCGCCGTGGCCCGGGTGAAGGACATGATCCGTCAGGGCGAGGCCATCCAGGTGGTGCTGTCCACCCGCTTCCAGGCCTCGTTCAGCGGCGACCCGTTCACCCTGTACCGCCGCCTGCGCCGCATCAACCCATCGCCGTACATGTTCTTCATGCGGCTGCCCGGCGTCTCGCTGCTGGGGTCTTCGCCGGAAGTCATGGTGCGCTGCCGGGCCGACAAACTGCAGGTCAGCCCCATTGCGGGCACCCGCCCGCGCGGCACGGACGACGCCCACGACGCCGCACTGGCGCAGGAACTGCTGGAAGACCCCAAGGAACGCGCCGAGCACGTCATGCTGGTGGACCTTGGCCGCAACGACCTTGGCCGCATCGCCGCGCCGGGCACTGTGCAGGTGGAACGGTTCATGGACGTGGAAAAGTTCTCGCACGTCATGCACCTGACCTCGCGCGTCACTGCCCAGATCGAGCCGGGCCGCGACGCGCTGGACGTGCTGGCCGCCACCTTCCCGGCGGGCACCGTCAGCGGCGCGCCCAAGGTGCGGGCCATGGAGATCATCTCCGAGGCGGAAGGCCTTGCGCGCGGCCCCTACGCCGGGGCCATCGGCTGGCTGGGGCTGGACCGGGGCAGCGTGAACCTGGACACGGGCATCACCATCCGCTCCCTGTGGGTGCGCGACGGGCAGGTGCACTGGCAGGCCGGCGCGGGCATCGTGTTCGATTCCGTGCCCGAGATGGAATGGAAGGAATGCAACAACAAGGCCGCCGTCATCCGCGCCGCAGTCACCGGAGGGGAATATGTTCCTGTTAATCGATAACTACGACTCGTTCACCTTCAATCTGGTGCAGGCGTTCTACGGCCTCGGGCTGCA encodes the following:
- a CDS encoding anthranilate synthase component I family protein; the protein is MEMPEMPAQAEAPETAKAPQAPETAQAPANGNGCPCATTGSGDDIPALPEGGEIVLRQTGRWLEADVDTPISVFLGMVGSGQGILLESAEVDGRWGRYSVIAFNFLLRLGCRDGKLEVAVRDPRLAPLRRFDGMGFIEGTRAVMRALRIEPDAAFADQPPITRALYGYFGYGVSGLFEPKLAKVLPTSSAEACLALPGTVVLFDHLYNRLCQLSLTDLPGARVDRSQVDRTPEPPEVGPVVNVPEQAVYTRAVARVKDMIRQGEAIQVVLSTRFQASFSGDPFTLYRRLRRINPSPYMFFMRLPGVSLLGSSPEVMVRCRADKLQVSPIAGTRPRGTDDAHDAALAQELLEDPKERAEHVMLVDLGRNDLGRIAAPGTVQVERFMDVEKFSHVMHLTSRVTAQIEPGRDALDVLAATFPAGTVSGAPKVRAMEIISEAEGLARGPYAGAIGWLGLDRGSVNLDTGITIRSLWVRDGQVHWQAGAGIVFDSVPEMEWKECNNKAAVIRAAVTGGEYVPVNR